The genomic window AACTGATCGTCCTCGGTGCGCTCGTACTCGGCCTCGAGCCGGGCGCGGAACTCGGCATCCCGCTCGGCCACGCGCCCCAGCGCGGCCTCGATCTCGCCCTGCTGGGCCTCGGAGAAGGCCACGATGCCGACGCTCTGCTTGGTCTCCGCGAAGAGCCCGCGAAGGAGCTCCGCGATGTACTCGGCCTCCATGCGGTTGGTGCGGCTGTCGTAGGTGGCACCGTCGAGCCGGTGGTGGCTCACCGAGCGCTCGAGGAGGAGCCGCGCGCCGTTGAAGCCCGCGGCCGCGCTCGCGGCGCGAATGGGTGCACGCGACACGCTCCGGCCCGGGGTGGGCACGGTGGCGAGCTTGCCCTCGTAGAAGGCTTGGTTGGAGAACTGGATGAGGGCTTCGTCGCGGCTGCGATAGTGCCAGCCGAGCATCGTCGACGGCAGGGTGCGGGCGGCGTGGGCGAGCAAGCTGTCGGCGTCGAGCTCGTAGGAGATAGCCTGGCCGCCCTCGTGGAAGGTGACCGCGGTGCCGTCCTCGTCGGGCGCGGCGCCGAAGAAGTTGGTGGGCGGGAGCTGCATCTCGTCGCCCACGACGATGCACTGCTCCGCGCGGTGGATGGCGGGGATGGCGTCTTCCAGGGGGATCTGGCTGGCCTCGTCGAAGATGACCACGTCGAAGTACTCGCTCGCGAGCGGCAAGGTGTCGGCCACGCTCAGCGGGCTCATCAGCCACACTGGCTTCAGATCGCGGATCACCAATCCCGTCGGGCCGGTCATGAGCTCGCGGATGGCCTTGAAGCGCATCACCTTGCCCATCTCGTGCTCGAGGTCGCGGCGGCCGGCGGAGTAGTCGCGCTTGAAGGCCTTGTGGTCTGCGCTCTGCCCCGCCGCCGACTGCGCCGCCCGCTGCACCCGCTCCAGGAACGCCAGCCGCGCGCGTTCCACCACGTGCGCGGCGTTGGCCTTGCGCAGCCGGGAGTGGGCGGCGTCGAGCTGCTCCTGCAAGAGGCCCACCGCGCGGCCGGTGAGCGCGGCGGTCGTGGGCTGGGCATGCATGGAGGACACGATGGCCCGCTCGCACACCGCCCACTCCAGGCTCTCCGGCCGGAGCGGAAGCTCGCGCAGGGCATCGGCCACCCGGGGCGCGCCCACACGCAGCGCTCCCAGCACCCGACACAGCTCGGGCAGGCTCGCAGCCTTCTGGCTCAACGTCGTGAGCTCGCGTTGCAGTTCGGCGAGGGTGAGCCGCTGATGGCCGTCGAAGAGCGCGCCCAGCTCGCCGCTGAGCCGCTCCACCTCGGGCGCGTAGGCGGCGAGCGTCTCTGCCCAGGGGCCGGCATCGGGAGCGACCAACTCGGCCTTGAGGGCGCGTTCCGCGCTCGTCCAACTTCCCCGCGCGTCGAGCTCGGCGACCAGCGTCTGCGCGCCGTCGAGATCCGCCAGGCCGAGGGCCTGCGAGCCCTCGCGCCGCGCCAGCTCCAGCGCGTCCTCGGCCTGGTAGCGGGCGTCGAGCAGCTGCAGCGCGGAGAGGTATGGCGGCGGCACCAGCGAGGCGCGGAAGTCGAAGCGCTCGCGCAGGATGCTCCGCAGCCGCCAGAAGCTGGGGAAAAAGAATCGCAGGAGCTTCTCGTGCCAGCGCTGCGCGAGCGCGGTCACCGCCGCGAGATCCGCGCGGGAGATGGGCGTGCGCCAGGCCGCGGCGGCCTTCAGCGCGCCAGCCACCAGCTCTGACTTGGTGGCGATGGTCGCCAGGGTCTGCTTGAAGCGCCGATAGAGCTCGCTGCTCGAGTCCAGGAGCGCGAGGGCGCCAGCCTTGGCCAGCGGCTGGACGCGCGCCGCCAGCCGCGTTCGCTCTACCGCCGCGGCGAGCACGAGCGCGGTCCCGTCTCGGCCGACCGCGTTCGGCGTCCGCGACAGCTGCTCCAGCGCAGGCACCAACTGCTCGAGAGCGGTGGTCACCAGCTCGATGGGCCGCTCCGCGCGCAGCACGTCGTCGCGCAGCAAGCGCGCAGGATGGCGCGCGAGCACGGGCTCTTCGCCGAGCGCCACGAGCAGCTTCGAGAGGCGGGCCACCTCGTCGCGGTGCGGGAGCAGCTCGCGGTGCAGCGGCAGCCGCTCGGTCTGCGCGGGCGCGAGCTCCACCTTCGCGTTGCCGAGCTCGATGGACCGCCGCACCACCTTCACCAGCGGCTCGGTGCTGCCCTCGGCGGGCGCGGTCATCCACTGGTCGAGCCGGGTGAGCTCGCCCAGCGGCGTGGCCACTTCTGCGAGCCGCACCTCGCGATCTGCGGGCGGCGGCGGCTGGTCCGCCGAGCCCATCCACGCGTCGTACGACTGCTTGAGCGCGCCCACGAAGCTCTTCTTGTCGCCCTGCGAGTCGTGGATGACGGTGGTGAGCCGATCGAGGCCGAGCTGGCGCAGCCGGTAGAAGACGACATCCAGCGCCGCGCGCTTCTCGCACACGAACAGCACGCGCTTGCCGCGGGCCACCTGGTCCGCGATGAGGTTGGTGATGGTCTGCGACTTCCCCGTGCCCGGCGGCCCTTGAATGATGAAGCTCGCGCCAGCGCGCGCGCGAGCCACCGCGGCCTGCTGGGTGCCGTCGGCGGCGACGACCGTGAACTGCTCGGCGAGCGGCGCCGGCGACAGCGGCTGCAGCGCGGGCCGGGCGTCGGCCGAGAAGAGCTGATCGAAGGGCTTGTTCGGCCGCTCCTCCGCGAGGAGTGCGTCGTAGTCCCGCACCAGCGACATCTTCTGGTAGTCGAAGTTACCCAGCGTGACGGTCGTGAGATCGAAGCCCCAGCGGTACGGGCCACCTTCGTCGCCGGCCTTGCGCAGCGAGAAGAGCTCCTTCTCGAGCACCCGCTCCGATTGCGAAGCGGCCATCTGGGTCACGCGCGGGCGCGGCTTCTCGAACATCGCGGCCGCGGGCGCCTCCGACGGCGAGACGCAGAGCGCGAACAGCCGCAGCCCCAGCGGCTGGAAGTTGTCACGGCGGTAGCTGTACTCGAGCCCGTCGCGCGAGCGCACCCCGCGGCCCGAGAGCTGCCGGCGCTTGCGGAAGGCGTCGAGGCGGCGCAACACGCGCGCGTGCACCAGATCGATGGCCGGCTGGTCGATGCGCTCCAGCACGACCGCCGGCTCCGACGCCTGGATCTGCTCGGTGAGCACCGCGAAGAGCCGCTCCAAGCTGCCCGGCTCGGCGAGGTTCACCGCGTCCGGGAGCCGAATGCCGTACGTCTGCGCCAGCACGTGGCGCAGCACCGGGTTCACCTCGGCGAGCTCGGAGGTGGCGGTGAGCAGGTAGGCGTCGCGGACGCCCTTCTTGCGCGTGAGTTCCACCGGCACCAGCAACAGCGGCGAGTGCACGCGCTCCTCGGGCGCGTTCTTGAGGTCGTGCCAGTGCAGAAAGCAGATGGCCAGCTTGAGCGAGGAGAAGCCGTACTCCGTCTTGGCGCGCGCGGCCGAAGTGCGCAGCTTGTCGAGGGCAGGCGCGGCGAAGGGATAGTCCTCGAAGCGCAGCCACTTCCCCAGCGAGAGCGGCTCGTGGTGGGCCAGCGCCTCCACCAGCGGCGGCCGACAGGTGAGCAGCGCGTCGGCGGAGACGTTGCGAATGTCGAGCACCAGCGGCACCGAGAGCTCGGTGAGGTCCAGCGACTGTGCGGTGGGCTTGAAGTAGAGGAGCCGGTTGCGCCGGGTGAGGTCAAAGAGCTGGCTGCGCAGGCGCTCGCAGATCACCCCGCGGCGGCTCTGCTGGGTCTTGGCCACTAGCCCGCGGATCTCCTCGAGGTCGAGCTCGGGGCGCAGCTCGTGCTCGCGGTGGCGCTCCAACGCGGCGAGCAGGCTGCGCAGATCCGGCGGGCGCTTGGACCGATCGAGATCGGTCATCTGCTCGATGGCGCGCGCCACCATGGGGTGGATGCGCGGGTTGCGGCGCCGCACGTCGCGGCGGGCGTCAACGAATGTGCGCAAGTGATCGGCGTCGCCGAGGTTCTCGTCGAGGGCAAGGCTCGCGAGGATGAGTCCGAGCACGTAGATGTCGGTGAGCGGATCCTGGTGCTCGAGCTCGTGCTCCCAGCACACGTAGCCGGGCAGGTACACAGGCCGCGTCAGCGGCGCGCCGCGCTCGCCCACCGCGAGGTCCTCGCGCTTGAGGCCATCGTCGGTCTCTTCGGTGCGCAGCCGCGAGCGGACTCGGAGCGCGCCCGAAGGCCCGTCCGTCAGCGCGGCCAGCTTCTGCGTCGCCTTGCGCGGCGGCCCGCAGCGCGCGTTCTCGAACCAGAGCCGGCCGCCGAGAGAGAGCACGTCGGCCGCGCCCACCAGCGGCGCCACCAGGCCGCGATCGTGGACCTCGAGCACCTGGCGCAAGAGCGGGAGCG from Deltaproteobacteria bacterium includes these protein-coding regions:
- a CDS encoding DUF4011 domain-containing protein, whose product is MTAPAASPQSEAPVPFTELLGGSEHERSTDDVLGAALPLLRQVLEVHDRGLVAPLVGAADVLSLGGRLWFENARCGPPRKATQKLAALTDGPSGALRVRSRLRTEETDDGLKREDLAVGERGAPLTRPVYLPGYVCWEHELEHQDPLTDIYVLGLILASLALDENLGDADHLRTFVDARRDVRRRNPRIHPMVARAIEQMTDLDRSKRPPDLRSLLAALERHREHELRPELDLEEIRGLVAKTQQSRRGVICERLRSQLFDLTRRNRLLYFKPTAQSLDLTELSVPLVLDIRNVSADALLTCRPPLVEALAHHEPLSLGKWLRFEDYPFAAPALDKLRTSAARAKTEYGFSSLKLAICFLHWHDLKNAPEERVHSPLLLVPVELTRKKGVRDAYLLTATSELAEVNPVLRHVLAQTYGIRLPDAVNLAEPGSLERLFAVLTEQIQASEPAVVLERIDQPAIDLVHARVLRRLDAFRKRRQLSGRGVRSRDGLEYSYRRDNFQPLGLRLFALCVSPSEAPAAAMFEKPRPRVTQMAASQSERVLEKELFSLRKAGDEGGPYRWGFDLTTVTLGNFDYQKMSLVRDYDALLAEERPNKPFDQLFSADARPALQPLSPAPLAEQFTVVAADGTQQAAVARARAGASFIIQGPPGTGKSQTITNLIADQVARGKRVLFVCEKRAALDVVFYRLRQLGLDRLTTVIHDSQGDKKSFVGALKQSYDAWMGSADQPPPPADREVRLAEVATPLGELTRLDQWMTAPAEGSTEPLVKVVRRSIELGNAKVELAPAQTERLPLHRELLPHRDEVARLSKLLVALGEEPVLARHPARLLRDDVLRAERPIELVTTALEQLVPALEQLSRTPNAVGRDGTALVLAAAVERTRLAARVQPLAKAGALALLDSSSELYRRFKQTLATIATKSELVAGALKAAAAWRTPISRADLAAVTALAQRWHEKLLRFFFPSFWRLRSILRERFDFRASLVPPPYLSALQLLDARYQAEDALELARREGSQALGLADLDGAQTLVAELDARGSWTSAERALKAELVAPDAGPWAETLAAYAPEVERLSGELGALFDGHQRLTLAELQRELTTLSQKAASLPELCRVLGALRVGAPRVADALRELPLRPESLEWAVCERAIVSSMHAQPTTAALTGRAVGLLQEQLDAAHSRLRKANAAHVVERARLAFLERVQRAAQSAAGQSADHKAFKRDYSAGRRDLEHEMGKVMRFKAIRELMTGPTGLVIRDLKPVWLMSPLSVADTLPLASEYFDVVIFDEASQIPLEDAIPAIHRAEQCIVVGDEMQLPPTNFFGAAPDEDGTAVTFHEGGQAISYELDADSLLAHAARTLPSTMLGWHYRSRDEALIQFSNQAFYEGKLATVPTPGRSVSRAPIRAASAAAGFNGARLLLERSVSHHRLDGATYDSRTNRMEAEYIAELLRGLFAETKQSVGIVAFSEAQQGEIEAALGRVAERDAEFRARLEAEYERTEDDQFCGLFVKNLETVQGDERDIIILSICYGPDANGQMRMNFGPINKRGGEKRLNVIFSRARHHLAVVSSIDDAHITNDYNTGASTLRGYLRYAAALSRGDDADARAALRGVSTAREAEHAANTMDAATASLAEALEARGWKVERGVGGSRFRCELAVRRHDDANHRLAVLLDTDAHYSTGDADERHRVRPALLRTFGWSVEVVLASEWRQAPDDVVRRIEAALAPAEEPSASGSEKAGS